Proteins found in one Plasmodium malariae genome assembly, chromosome: 13 genomic segment:
- a CDS encoding transcription factor with AP2 domain(s), putative: MNNHFENFDELLKELDLQNYVSFVKKCFKNGVKKNEESICSQDLRNLAKCLPRVSGVWYDLHKNSWEARWSEGTKSARKYYSVQKFGFHEARKLAIKTIKTKEINYIYNSINEDFNKPLKWNLNNEFLEMNHDPTINLKKKCRAKNCKIKEIKVKKDGNNNINKKVKNEKKSSQTKNMKKSNQSVINSAKSENYQIENYDSFDNEAENGEITKMKINITCAGKKEEHAQNQCNKNVENGTLKKNNTNDTYKMSKLGLNNISKELNCCIEELNICTKGNISKENNMVSVLITKNNRNTFEGKRDILNCSGEILHTNENYIENDNNDHNNGNNINDMNDGNINDINDDNNNDINDGNINDINDDNNNDINDDNNNDINDDNNNDINDDNNNDSNDSNDSNDSNDNNNAPLNKENSRMSKESRYRIINKYSCGSNGININTTSIYNTTVHPNSYNNSSSSSNNDERAKKNSNNNINSQFCCTKEDTCTVYNKNYICKKLQNCNIENNETSMMKFPCDKILSYMLQHNKPISKNNIYNNKIDILKINIKQSKNNSHDEEIWPSKKKASKKKINTNSNNACINSNSQHTKKIKTYNSDHSLAKNGDVDENKECKQDLENDRENISFLVNDLPQKEVCDYGSDCNKNSNTHSNTHSNTHSNTHSSTNSNTNSNTNSNTNSNNRYNNKDDNNSNSENGDCTSDKHSAPLNREGYRSSEKIVYNCGKSLNNSSKKTAHLKKDSPKENLSCSNSCDSNTWNKKKEKKKYCTELNVKDSLQSDTLSIFKNATNLLLNDLKYKCIPHFDKQFLNILEIIDNHMNYVNSTFNENFLITYVHLFDTCVSNNILPSQMDQKIQKVFCNALIAFHILLFNFQKEKKN, translated from the coding sequence atgaataaccattttgaaaattttgatGAACTACTTAAGGAGTTAGATTTGCAAAATTATGTTTcctttgtaaaaaaatgttttaaaaatggtGTAAAGAAGAACGAAGAAAGCATTTGTTCTCAAGACTTAAGAAATTTAGCAAAATGTCTACCTAGGGTATCAGGTGTTTGGTAcgatttacataaaaatagcTGGGAAGCTAGATGGTCAGAAGGAACTAAATCTgcaagaaaatattattctgttCAGAAATTTGGTTTTCATGAAGCAAGGAAGTTAGctataaaaacaattaagacaaaagaaattaattatatatataatagtataaatGAAGATTTTAATAAACCTCTGAAGTggaatttaaataatgaatttttaGAAATGAATCATGACCCAActataaacttaaaaaagaaatgtagagcgaaaaattgtaaaataaaagaaatcaaagttaaaaaagatggtaataacaatattaataaaaaagtgaaaaatgaGAAGAAAAGTAGTCAAACgaagaatatgaaaaagagTAATCAATCAGTTATTAATTCTGCAAAAAGTGAAAATTACCAAATAGAAAATTACGACAGTTTTGATAATGAAGCAGAAAATGGGGAAAtcacaaaaatgaaaattaatattacatGTGCAGgtaaaaaagaagaacatGCGCAAAATCAATGTAACAAAAATGTTGAAAATGGAAcattaaagaaaaacaatACCAATGATACATACAAAATGAGCAAACTCGGTTTGAACAATATTTCAAAAGAATTAAACTGCTGTATAgaagaattaaatatttgcacaaaaggaaatatttccaaagaaaataatatggtAAGTGTTCTTatcacaaaaaataataggaaTACATTCGAGGGGAAAAGGGATATCCTGAACTGTTCAGGAGAAATATTGCACACAAATGAAAATTACAtagaaaatgataataatgatcACAATAATGGTaacaatattaatgataTGAATGATGGcaatattaatgatattaatgatgataataataatgatattaatgatggcaatattaatgatattaatgatgataataataatgatattaatgatgataataataatgatattaatgatgataataataatgatattaatgatgataataataatgatagtaATGATAGTAATGATAGTAATGatagtaatgataataataacgcTCCtcttaataaagaaaatagtCGTATGTCAAAGGAAAGTAGGTATCGGATCATCAACAAGTATAGTTGTGGTTCAAATGGCATTAATATTAACACAACTAGCATTTATAATACGACGGTTCATCCgaatagttataataatagcagtagtagtagtaataatgatGAGCGTGCAAAAAagaacagtaataataatataaatagcCAATTTTGCTGCACAAAGGAAGACACATGCActgtttataataaaaattatatttgtaaaaaattacaaaattgcaatatagaaaataatgaaacaaGTATGATGAAATTCCCATgtgataaaattttaagttaTATGCTACAACACAATAAACCAATTtcgaaaaataatatatataataataaaatagatatattaaaaattaatataaaacaatcaaaaaataattctcaTGATGAAGAAATATGGCCATCTAAGAAAAAagcatcaaaaaaaaaaataaacacaaaTAGTAACAATGCATGTATAAATAGTAATTCCCAACAtacaaaaaagataaaaactTATAATTCTGACCATTCTTTAGCTAAAAATGGGGATGtagatgaaaataaagagTGCAAACAGGATCTTGAAAATGATAGAGAAAATATCTCATTTCTGGTTAACGATCTACCTCAAAAGGAAGTTTGTGACTATGGTAGTGATTGTAATAAGAACAGCAATACGCACAGCAATACGCACAGCAATACGCACAGCAATACGCACAGCAGTACGAACAGTAATACGAACAGTAATACGAACAGTAATACGAACAGTAATAATAGATATAACAACAAAGATGacaataacagtaacagCGAAAATGGTGACTGCACAAGTGACAAGCATAGTGCACCGCTTAATAGGGAAGGTTACAGGTCCAgtgaaaaaattgtatataattGTGGGAAAAGTTTAAATAATAGTTCAAAAAAAACAGCTCACTTGAAGAAAGATTCACCAAAGGAAAACCTCAGTTGTAGTAACTCATGTGATAGTAATAcatggaataaaaaaaaagaaaaaaagaaatattgtACAGAATTAAATGTAAAGGACTCATTACAATCTGATACtttaagtatttttaaaaatgcaaCTAATTTACTCCTAAATgatttgaaatataaatgcatacCACATTTCGATAAgcaatttttgaatattttggAAATTATTGATAATCACATGAATTATGTGAATTCTacatttaatgaaaattttttaataacatatgtacatttgtTTGATACTTGTGTATCTAACAATATTTTACCGAGCCAAATGGATCAAAAGATACAAAAGGTTTTTTGTAATGCGTTAATTGCATTTCatattctattatttaattttcagaaggaaaaaaaaaattaa
- the PmUG01_13031300 gene encoding transcription initiation TFIID-like, putative: protein MSQPLKRSKLNNNESQNIFVKNENSMSVHNISMNAILCSSLNLDSIYKYFSNCIYNPREFKCMRIDVPVSLKTVHKYVNYVKNKRKKEQQGIEVEINKPEDSSYKGVDNNCKEVSNNCDMPSGGNTSFPIDEGKCSMPDSVHVSSTANIASSSNAEVSARNDHISGESNYINSVIEKINENYKDVTEKLVINVSIFSNGKIICTGNNSIEACKIAMKKVEKKLKQLNFKNIKLKKITIANILAVYNVGFSIVLPLFAQYYKSVDYDPNVFPACKVKIALTNEDKKNLSERKEQNESTYAWCNANNNIDSGKSKVDIVSASIFSTGNITLTGGKSYENLQRCIDILFPYLIKSKSQH, encoded by the exons ATGTCGCAGCCCTTGAAAAGGtcaaaattaaataacaaCGAAtctcaaaatatatttgttaaaaatgaaaatagcaTGAGCGTTCATAACATTTCGATGAATGCAATATTGTGTTCATCTTTAAACTTAGatagcatatataaatacttttcAAATTGCATATATAACCCGAGGGAGTTCAAGTGCATGCGCATTGATGTTCCAGTGAGTTTAAAGactgtacataaatatgtaaattatgttaaaaataaaagaaaaaaggagcAACAGGGTATAGAGGTGGAGATTAATAAGCCGGAAGATAGTTCATATAAGGGGGTAGATAATAATTGTAAGGAAGTAAGTAATAACTGTGATATGCCTTCTGGGGGGAATACTTCTTTTCCCATTGATGAAGGAAAATGTAGTATGCCTGACTCTGTACATGTTAGCAGCACAGCAAATATAGCCTCAAGCTCCAATGCAGAGGTTTCTGCAAGGAATGACCATATTTCTGGTGAAAGCAATTACATTAATTCTGTTATCGAAAAAATCAATGAAAATTACAAAGACGTAACTGAAAAGCTAGTTATAAATGTGTCTATTTTTTCGAATGGGAAAATTATATGCACAGGCAATAATTCGATCGAAGCTTGTAAAATTGCTATGAAAAAAgtcgaaaaaaaattaaaacaattaaattttaaaaatataaaactaaaaaaaataactattGCAAACATCTTAGCTGTGTATAATGTGGGCTTCTCAATTGTTCTACCTCTCTTTGCGCAGTATTACAAAAGC GTGGACTATGATCCCAACGTATTTCCTGCATGCAAAGTGAAAATTGCGCTGACAAATgaggacaaaaaaaatttatctgAAAGGAAGGAG CAAAATGAGAGCACGTATGCCTGGTGTAATGCAAACAATAATATAGACAGTGGTAAGAGTAAAGTGGACATTGTTTCGGCTAGTATATTCTCGACCGGTAATATAACCCTAACTGGAGGAAAAAGTTATGAAAATTTGCAGAGGTGcattgatatattatttcccTATTTGATTAAAAGTAAATCCCAGCATTGA
- the PmUG01_13031100 gene encoding protein archease, putative, with the protein MSDFMKKDIISLPQRNRRRISARYSSDEDYSDDANESNNEGSDDMEKDREKLYGITLEKIYKYEYLDHTADIILHSYGNNLMECFESICISMFNYMCNLNKVELKIRKKVIVHGDNLDDLLFKFLNEFHFLYGSEYFICKRIDILTFDTKTFFIKAVGYGETFSSFKHEGGTEIKAITKHELKIISNEEGECEIFVLVDI; encoded by the coding sequence ATGAGCGACTTTATGAAGAAGGATATTATTTCACTACCACAGCGAAATAGGAGACGAATCAGTGCAAGATATTCAAGTGATGAAGATTACTCAGATGATGCTAATGAAAGTAACAATGAAGGTAGTGACGATATGGAAAAGGATCGAGAAAAACTGTATGGCATCACATTAGAAAAGATTTACAAATACGAATACCTTGATCACACAGcagatataattttacatagtTATGGAAACAATTTAATGGAGTGTTTTGAGTCTATATGTATTTCCatgtttaattatatgtgtaatttaaataaagtggaattaaaaataagaaaaaaagtaattgtACATGGTGATAATTTAGAtgatttactttttaaatttttaaatgaatttcattttttatatggaagcgaatattttatttgtaaaaggATTGATATACTTACTTTTGATACTAagactttttttataaaagcaGTTGGATATGGGGAAACATTCTCTTCATTCAAACATGAAGGTGGTACAGAAATAAAAGCAATAACAAAACATGaattgaaaattatttcaaatgAGGAAGGTGAGTGcgaaatttttgttttagtCGACATTTAA
- the PmUG01_13030800 gene encoding CPW-WPC family protein, putative, translating into MFHILFFLLFSLSAIMKALTTHNRAICHRDYSHNCAEGWSKSSISDECVSPPSYRGPCPRFLQIEHETKKKKLLEEQCNIFWPSLVQCKKNYSHQCPNNWVPEDDTNCRPLATYEGTCLLSHDFSNMTDEQKEIWSNKCATDWPCKEKCKKDYSKLCPQEWTKNSDGTCSAPIKYSGPCLPRASLHTLDKDMKESFEKLCKLDFPCLKECKIDNQDPCPKNWILKSDESGNPISCLPPDNYSGPCDEHSNFTGLNIDSKESIAYECDVQWPCAEETSNLINYEELCPENWTQSQKYCVAPQNYMGPCSKKKLFESFRKETKKAYAEECNIEWPLFKKSISKNFPKSSTLRKGKYKFGAVEPITGEVVSGNAE; encoded by the exons ATGTTCcacattcttttttttcttcttttttctctgtCTGCAATTATGAAAg CTCTTACTACTCATAATAGAGCAATTTGTCATAGGGATTATTC ACATAACTGTGCAGAAG gaTGGTCAAAATCGAGCATATCAGACGAATGCGTATCTCCCCCATCATATAGAGGACCCTGTCCTCGCTTTCTGCAAATAGAacatgaaacaaaaaaaaaaaaattgctggAAGAGCAGTGCAATATTTTTTG GCCTTCTTTAGTtcaatgtaaaaaaaattattctcaTCAGTGTCCCAACAACTGGGTACCAGAGGATGATACGAACTGCCGCCCACTTGCAACGTATGaag GAACATGTTTACTTTCTCACGACTTTTCAAACATGACCGATGagcaaaaagaaatatgGAGCAACAAGTGTGCAACCGACTGGCCATGCAAA gaaaaatgcaaaaaggATTATTCCAAGCTTTGCCCCCAA gAGTGGACTAAAAATA GCGATGGGACTTGTTCTGCCCCCATAAAATATTCTGGGCCTTGTTTGCCGAGAGCGTCTCTACATACGCTTGATAAGGATATGAAA GAGTCCtttgaaaaattatgcaAATTAGATTTTCCCTGTTTGAAGGAATGCAAAATAGATAACCAGGAC CCTTGTCCAAAAAATTGGATTCTGAAATCGGACGAATCGGGAAACCCCATCAGTTGCTTGCCGCCTGATAATTACTCAGGACCATGTGACGAACACTCCAATTTTACTG GCCTTAATATAGATTCAAAGGAAAGCATAGCGTATGAGTGCGACGTGCAGTGGCCTTGTGCTGAAG aaacttctaatttaattaattacgAGGAGCTTTGTCCGGAAAATTGGACACAGAGTCAAAAG TATTGCGTTGCCCCTCAGAATTATATGGGCCcatgttcaaaaaaaaaattatttgaatcGTTCAGGAAAGAAACAAAGAAAGCATACGCAGAAGAATGCAACA tTGAATGGCCCCTGTTTAAAAAGAGcatatcaaaaaattttccaAAAAGTTCAA CTttaagaaaaggaaaatataaatttggaGCAGTAGAGCCAATTACAGGCGAAGTTGTTTCGGGAAATGCTgaataa
- the PmUG01_13031200 gene encoding conserved Plasmodium protein, unknown function, translating into MVLRRCKNANKNVGRNSAKAGINISSSNNNNYNSSAVKRGVGTNERKNFIAGESLNIKKKRKVRKYHEKLPDFSCLKKLIYEQKKKDNFCNLFSFNDPGIKEKIDKFNKIIENRQKHYNIETKEEDELYKHFCETSTFGYTFIDKAPNFGNHEDIEDLVQHDEQEENEDDALEEVHEKRKANQKYVNSGVGSGVSGVRGVDIGGGLGNNNNSSNNIRRAYKGKGENIFSKQGIIDIKKKDMILDQLKLKFDEFKIDMVTIPQKPIHFIDENGKEKKKLFIFNINNNKKKNEKKRIQIVYDHHDGKKKKGKARALGRGPDDDGKNDYDKGNSDNRINDSNNGNKNDDTDSAFFSDGEDVVSLVNKINDQKESYLYFVVKDNELLLNKNNDYFSIMMHYLCEGTTNVNIQILYYLIMKPPNMDLLLYLILTYYKFPFLDILEQYENMSIHNIVESSFEEISLYDYYYYFFNILEISHEQYYMALELFNGMKFLLNKYNFFLSRMHKNSIFSKAKFVLGMGEIQGVKDIFLTNELRKVKKQNLKRRTCKGIEGHTHEERQEREEQEEKSDNSQDDSTRGGSEPRSSEDCVPTGGTDNMGERTTIRGKGKTDKKKRGKGNDDMRKGNCCDDGGMSLRRKNGTLQYILNTKLDFINYQQINFFNETHWDVIENYYHLNNLDKLVYFTKDLYYKFTKKNIYRKLNEITCEQKHFDKIQIIEYCKKKIPPYNNNVKFMNFLGVYSHSFIWQIYCMQLELFCVLKFKRIAWDVFTPGGVSGGIRSRVSNLMEKKQTYDQRGSTSSSDLLPPIMSSRNYNSVEGEAAKVEDSAYTAVGADASNASNATNVTNATNTDEWEDTMQLFCRKREAEFHVNTSRIVEEKRRLTHPPILKNIEKEINNALHIFKMDVKEKKIENLLFPISVEIHKKFIEKTKYINGTSLNEFIYSEFLSGIDLKLRVFKLKCIMVKIIKIILPFLNFNTLIILKCSRIFLKEDNLIVNSGIPLGLLTNKTLYFLLSKIDETIATKTYSKTIFHYMPPEIRAGLEWMKGGGITNDEESAGTHEDINWYLNRDSNDKAHTISHKSPQDNRNVFLFEDKTKLQKAYSYMIGKIFEETLIDTFTGDKFDYLNFDEEIKNFLACCLEEDVDKRETLENLLKHKCFSDCFDLYINIYDDNINSYKNDKEKAIRLKDLNYINNFDYNIFTIPSDHSCRPASSSGSRQFNTSSQYSLSNS; encoded by the coding sequence ATGGTGTTGCGAAGGTGCAAAAATGCCAACAAAAATGTTGGAAGAAATAGCGCAAAAGCTGGCATTAACATTAGcagcagtaataataataattataatagcaGTGCAGTAAAGAGAGGTGTAGGAACCAACGAGCGAAAAAACTTTATAGCAGGGGAATcattaaacataaaaaaaaagagaaaagtaAGAAAGTATCATGAAAAACTTCCTGATTTTtcttgtttaaaaaaattaatttatgaaCAGAAGAAGAAAGATAATTTTTGcaatttattttcctttaatgATCCAggtataaaagaaaaaattgataaatttaacaaaataattgaaaacagacaaaaacattataatattgAAACGAAGGAAGAGGATGAGTTgtataaacatttttgtGAAACGTCCACCTTTGGATATACATTTATTGATAAGGCTCCAAATTTTGGAAATCATGAAGATATTGAAGATTTGGTTCAGCATGACGAACAAGAGGAAAATGAAGATGATGCTTTGGAGGAAGTCCACGAAAAGAGGAAAGCAAACCAGAAGTATGTCAATAGTGGCGTGGGTAGCGGTGTTAGTGGTGTTAGAGGTGTGGACATCGGTGGTGGTCttggtaataataacaatagtagtaataatattaggaGGGCGTATAAAGGCAAGggagaaaatatttttagcaAGCAAGGAATCatagatataaaaaagaaagacaTGATACTAGATCAACTTAAGTTAAAGTTTGACGAGTTTAAAATAGATATGGTAACCATTCCACAAAAACCTATTCATTTTATTGACGAAAACGGGAAGGAGAAAAAGaagctttttatttttaacataaataataataaaaagaagaatgaAAAGAAGAGAATTCAAATTGTATATGACCATCACGAcgggaaaaagaaaaagggaaaagcCAGAGCATTGGGGAGGGGTCCTGATGATGACGGTAAGAACGACTATGACAAAGGAAACAGCGACAACAGAATTAACGATAGCAATAATGGAAACAAAAACGACGATACCGATTCGGCATTCTTTTCCGATGGCGAAGATGTGGTAAGCCTGGTGAATAAAATCAACGATCAGAAGGAGTCTTACTTGTACTTCGTTGTGAAGGATAACGAACTGCtgttaaacaaaaataatgacTATTTTAGCATAATGATGCATTACCTATGTGAGGGAACTACAAATGTAAACattcaaatattatattatttaattatgaaaCCACCAAATATGGATTTATTGTTGTACCTAATTTTAACGTATTAtaaatttccttttcttGATATATTAGaacaatatgaaaatatgtcTATTCATAATATTGTTGAAAGCTCCTTTGAAGAAATTTCtttatatgattattattattatttctttaacATTTTAGAAATATCACATGAACAATATTATATGGCTTTAGAATTATTTAACGGAATGAAAtttctattaaataaatataatttttttttaagtagaATGCATAAAAACTCTATTTTTTCCAAAGCGAAATTTGTCCTAGGTATGGGTGAAATTCAGGGTGTTAAGGATATATTCTTGACTAATGAATTGCGTAAAGTGaagaaacaaaatttaaaaaggagAACCTGCAAAGGGATAGAAGGACACACCCACGAAGAACGACAGGAACGCGAAGAACAGGAAGAAAAAAGCGACAACAGTCAGGACGATAGCACAAGAGGGGGATCAGAACCAAGGAGTTCAGAGGACTGCGTACCCACTGGAGGAACAGATAATATGGGGGAAAGGACAACGATCCGCGGTAAGGGAAAGACAGACAAGAAGAAAAGAGGCAAAGGAAATGACGATATGAGGAAGGGAAACTGTTGTGACGATGGGGGTATGAGCCTGAGGAGGAAGAACGGTACCCTGCAGTATATTCTGAACACAAAACTGGACTTCATAAACTACCAGCAGATAAATTTCTTCAACGAAACGCATTGGGACGTGATAGAAAACTATTACCACCTGAACAATTTAGACAAACTagtttattttacaaaagaTTTGTATTATAAGTTTacgaagaaaaatatttaccgTAAGCTAAACGAAATAACATGTGAGCAAAAACATTTTGACAAAATACAGATAATTGAATActgtaaaaagaaaatacccCCCTACAACAACAATGTAAagtttatgaattttttggGAGTGTACTCTCATTCGTTTATATGGCAAATTTATTGCATGCAGTTGGAGCTGTTCTGCGTGCTCAAGTTTAAACGAATCGCCTGGGATGTGTTCACACCCGGAGGGGTTAGTGGCGGGATTAGAAGCAGGGTTAGCAATCTAATGGAAAAGAAACAGACCTACGACCAGCGAGGCAGCACAAGTAGCAGTGACCTTCTCCCCCCCATTATGTCAAGTCGGAATTACAACTCAGTAGAGGGGGAGGCTGCGAAGGTTGAGGATAGTGCATACACTGCGGTTGGTGCAGATGCTTCTAACGCTTCGAACGCTACGAATGTTACGAACGCGACGAACACTGATGAATGGGAAGACACAATGCAGTTGTTCTGCAGAAAGAGGGAAGCAGAATTCCATGTAAACACATCCAGAATAGTTGAAGAAAAACGCAGGCTTACACATCCCccaattttgaaaaatatagaaaaggaaataaataatgccttgcatatatttaaaatggacgttaaggaaaaaaaaatagaaaatttactttttcccATATCGGtagaaatacataaaaaatttattgaaaaaacaaaatatataaatgggacctcattaaatgaatttatttatagtGAATTTTTATCAGGAATTGATTTAAAACTAAGagtatttaaattaaaatgtataatggtaaaaatcattaaaataatattaccctttttaaatttcaatACTCTTATTATACTTAAATGTTCACGCATATTTCTTAAGGAAGACAATTTAATAGTAAATTCTGGAATCCCTTTAGGTCTGTTGACAAAtaaaactttatattttcttttatctaAAATTGATGAAACTATAGCCACCAAAACGTATAGCAAAACCATTTTTCATTACATGCCCCCAGAGATAAGGGCAGGGCTTGAATGGATGAAAGGGGGGGGAATCACCAACGATGAGGAAAGTGCAGGAACGCATGAGGATATAAATTGGTACTTAAATAGAGATTCAAACGATAAAGCACACACCATTTCACATAAGAGTCCACAGGATAACCGCAATGTCTTCCTCTTCGAGGATAAGACAAAACTGCAAAAGGCGTACTCGTACATGAttggaaaaatatttgaagaGACTTTAATAGACACATTCACAGGGGATAAATTTGACTATCTGAACTTTGATGAGGagattaaaaattttttggcATGCTGTCTTGAAGAAGATGTAGATAAAAGAGAAACACTTGAAAATCTGttaaaacataaatgttTTTCGGATTGCtttgatttatatataaatatttatgatgataatattaattcttataagaatgataaagaaaaagctATTAGATTGAAAGACTTAAATTACATTAATAATTTcgattataatatttttactattccTTCCGATCATTCCTGTCGACCTGCCTCCTCTTCTGGATCCAGACAGTTCAACACATCCAGTCAGTACTCCTTATCAAATTCGTAG
- the PmUG01_13031000 gene encoding apicoplast ribosomal protein L15 precursor, putative — MFIKGYVINENKGKYFNLMGRNVMKEKHKKTLTKDKKNVVHIFKEEEVEEKYNTIDTINSLLGKVKRQFNINFDLEEEKLARERRKRERNWDQNSRGSSNDSSGDGSNGNGRNERKELESIFGSMLDGSFKIGRANTMFKELKEEKKLVDRKYKALINRKLKLRKNQFKKLEEDLKNGTFKSSYNDEQRNFLQKVLKEMEEAIDPIMKEIEKIEKNQHLIYDEKNELLVKLRENINEKINEINLKYQEEAIKLGIKKIMDAHYEQTKTPLVWDLTQMDWPKAVYPLIDNMKLKADIYWKSTVVGGNREENEYFITPFNIPGLGEKKKKRKGRGVGSKRGGSSGRGMKGQKSRSGGSIPIGFEGGQTPLYRKLPKFVSAPLGPGHRFNRYEYELIPLNLINLAYTRSGEKKHLEIDWNVIDKLGLKIGKYKRKHPIKVVGCNLKKFKMKHGFDFKYYAKDVLVKAHAYTVKAAREIIKQGGRCLLLKKNTHDIVYSEYNPDDENFNRIPRRIVFSGKPSKYERKLYWLKNVKNVKKNIDQDKNG; from the coding sequence ATGTTTATAAAGGGCTAtgtaataaatgaaaacaaaggaaaatatttcaaCTTGATGGGTAGGAATGTAATGAAAGAAAAGCATAAGAAGACGCTTACAAAAGATAAGAAGAACgtagtacatatatttaaagagGAGGAAgtagaagaaaaatacaacACCATAGATACAATCAACAGTTTGTTAGGTAAAGTAAAAAGACAATTTAACATAAATTTCGATttagaagaagaaaaattggCAAGAGAGAGAAGGAAAAGAGAGCGTAACTGGGATCAGAACAGCAGGGGAAGCAGTAATGACAGTAGTGGAGATGGTAGCAATGGCAATGGTAGAAACGAGAGGAAAGAACTGGAGAGTATTTTTGGGAGCATGCTTGACGGAAGCTTCAAGATAGGTCGAGCCAATACCATgtttaaagaattaaaagaagaaaaaaaattggtaGATAGAAAATACAAAGCattaataaatagaaaattaaaattaagaaaaaatcagTTTAAAAAGTTAGAGGAAGATTTAAAGAATGGCACATTTAAATCCTCATATAATGATGAACAGAGAAACTTTTTACAAAAAGTTTTGAAGGAAATGGAGGAAGCAATAGATCCTATAatgaaagaaatagaaaaaatagaaaaaaatcaacatttaatatatgatgaaaaaaatgagctTTTAGTAAAACTGagagaaaatattaatgaaaaaattaatgaaataaatttaaaatatcaagAAGAAGCTATTAAAttaggaataaaaaaaattatggatGCACATTATGAACAAACCAAAACACCCTTAGTTTGGGATTTGACACAAATGGATTGGCCTAAGGCTGTTTATCCATTAATAGATAATATGAAACTAAAAGCTGATATATATTGGAAATCAACAGTAGTTGGTGGAAATAGAgaagaaaatgaatatttcatTACTCCATTTAATATTCCAGGTCTaggagagaaaaaaaaaaaaagaaaaggaagagGTGTAGGTAGTAAAAGAGGAGGATCATCAGGAAGAGGAATGAAAGGACAGAAAAGTAGAAGTGGTGGTTCTATACCCATTGGTTTTGAAGGAGGACAAACACcattatatagaaaattaCCAAAATTTGTTTCTGCTCCACTTGGACCTGGTCATAGATTTAACAGATATGAATATGAATTAATTCCactaaatttaattaatttagcTTATACAAGAAGTGGGGAAAAAAAGCATCTTGAAATTGATTGGAATGTAATAGACAAACTAGGGTTAAAAATAGGAAAGTATAAAAGAAAGCATCCAATAAAAGTTGTTGgctgtaatttaaaaaaatttaaaatgaaacatGGTTTTGATTTCAAATATTATGCAAAAGATGTTTTGGTGAAAGCTCATGCATATACCGTTAAGGCTGCTagagaaattataaaacagGGAGGAAGATGtttattgttaaaaaagaatacgCATGATATAGTCTATTCAGAATATAATCCAGatgatgaaaattttaacagAATTCCTAGAAGAATTGTTTTTTCAGGAAAACCGTCCaaatatgaaagaaaattatattggctgaaaaatgtgaaaaatgtgaaaaagaACATAGACCAGGATAAAAACGGCTGA